The Euphorbia lathyris chromosome 3, ddEupLath1.1, whole genome shotgun sequence genome contains a region encoding:
- the LOC136222020 gene encoding stemmadenine O-acetyltransferase-like: protein MEVSVVSVESIRPCSSHVHNLKPFNLCLLDQLTPTTYTPSIFFYNTKNFHLKTTQITSQLKLSLSNTLNLYYPLSGRVKNNLIIDEFNAGVPYFEARVNGHLSDFIREPPMEMLNMFLPYQPFCQQLDPTLGLTAVQVNVFDCGGIALGICFSHKINDGITTSAFMKTWAANSCGSGLGSGWYNKVIQPNLLEALSKFPPQKSLASRYTSSMETLWFSKKALRTRRFVFNANAVSALRAKGRSQYVKNATRVEALSAFIWKCLMKACENISGSPRPCGMSQAVNIRRLTKPRMSRYSIGNLVWSAIAMYNPDETEMEMKELVSLVREGVGKINNEYLKSLSGEKGYIAILEHLDGLGEIPMEDPDGFSFYSWLTLGFSEIDFGYGKPVWVGIFGETSRNSASDSDFIILKDVGRNNAIEAWMILDENIMDVLENDREFLTFASLNPCIRMTEAGKRVSRCNYSISRPFSD from the coding sequence TTTCTTCTACAACACTAAGAATTTTCATCTCAAAACCACCCAAATTACATCTCAACTAAAATTGTCACTCTCCAATACTCTAAATCTCTACTACCCTTTATCGGGAAGAGTAAAAAACAATCTTATTATCGACGAATTCAACGCGGGTGTTCCTTATTTCGAAGCTCGAGTAAACGGTCACTTGTCTGATTTCATCCGAGAACCTCCGATGGAAATGCTCAACATGTTCCTTCCATATCAACCATTCTGCCAACAACTTGATCCAACGTTAGGACTAACAGCTGTGCAAGTGAATGTCTTCGACTGCGGCGGGATTGCACTTGGCATTTGTTTCTCACACAAAATCAATGATGGAATAACAACCAGTGCTTTTATGAAAACATGGGCAGCCAATTCGTGCGGTTCGGGTTTGGGTTCGGGGTGGTATAACAAAGTCATACAGCCTAATCTATTAGAGGCTTTGTCGAAGTTTCCACCGCAGAAATCATTGGCTTCTCGCTATACATCATCGATGGAAACCCTATGGTTTAGTAAAAAAGCCTTGAGGACAAGGCGATTCGTGTTCAACGCCAATGCAGTATCCGCCCTGAGAGCCAAAGGAAGAAGCCAATATGTAAAGAACGCTACACGTGTGGAGGCGTTAAGTGCTTTTATATGGAAATGTTTAATGAAAGCTTGTGAAAACATATCGGGTTCTCCAAGGCCTTGTGGTATGTCTCAAGCTGTGAATATTCGGAGACTAACAAAGCCACGAATGTCGAGATATTCCATTGGAAACCTTGTTTGGTCCGCGATTGCCATGTATAATCCTGACGAGACGGAGATGGAGATGAAGGAATTGGTGAGTTTAGTAAGGGAAGGTGTAGGAAAAATAAACAACGAGTATTTAAAGAGTTTGTCAGGTGAAAAAGGGTATATTGCAATTTTAGAACATCTTGATGGGCTTGGAGAAATTCCCATGGAAGATCCTGATGGATTTAGCTTTTATAGTTGGCTTACACTTGGTTTTAGTGAGATTGATTTTGGATATGGAAAACCTGTTTGGGTTGGGATTTTTGGAGAGACAAGTAGAAATAGTGCAAGTGATTCGGATTTCATAATTCTGAAAGATGTTGGAAGAAATAATGCAATTGAAGCATGGATGATATTAGATGAGAACATCATGGATGTTTTGGAAAATGATCGTGAATTTCTTACTTTTGCTTCTTTGAATCCATGTATAAGAATGACTGAGGCAGGGAAGAGAGTCTCGAGGTGCAATTACAGTATCTCTAGACCTTTTTCAGACTGA